In a genomic window of Chryseobacterium sp. G0162:
- a CDS encoding OmpH family outer membrane protein, which translates to MKLIKLFFIAAGLTLTANTVNAQQKIGSVNTADIFDNMAEVKTAGESIDNLTKTKQSEIDKLINEYQTKLKVAQDKEKTFNDTNKEALTKELIAAQTELDNLGKKIEEARAQAAKEISAKQGELFTPIQQKIKTAIFTVSKERNLSFVFDIATQGSNLVYTDESEDITAQVKAKLGATATTSKPAAGKAKK; encoded by the coding sequence ATGAAACTAATTAAATTATTTTTTATTGCAGCAGGATTAACTTTAACGGCTAATACTGTAAATGCTCAACAGAAGATCGGAAGTGTAAATACTGCAGATATTTTTGACAATATGGCTGAAGTAAAAACAGCTGGCGAATCTATTGATAATCTGACTAAAACAAAACAGTCTGAAATTGACAAACTGATTAATGAATATCAGACAAAGCTGAAAGTAGCACAGGATAAAGAAAAAACATTCAACGATACTAATAAAGAAGCTTTAACTAAAGAACTGATTGCAGCACAGACGGAATTAGACAATTTGGGTAAAAAAATTGAAGAGGCAAGAGCACAGGCAGCTAAAGAAATTTCTGCTAAGCAGGGCGAACTGTTTACTCCAATACAACAAAAAATAAAAACAGCTATTTTTACAGTGTCGAAAGAAAGAAACTTAAGCTTTGTATTTGATATTGCCACGCAGGGAAGTAACCTTGTTTACACAGATGAAAGTGAAGATATTACTGCACAAGTAAAAGCAAAATTAGGAGCTACAGCAACAACTTCTAAACCTGCAGCAGGAAAAGCTAAAAAATAA
- a CDS encoding helix-turn-helix domain-containing protein, which yields MNSESDFIKTVFGLKLKQQRQKKNWSLQDLAVKTGLSKSYLNEIENGKKYPKHDKIIQLSDALNCTFDDLVSTKLDKSLAPFNEILQSDFFKEVPLELFGINKNNLISIISDAPKKVTAFINALIEISQNYNLGKERFYFAVLRSFQELYDNYFPEIEDKVSLFTEENHLQIDKDLKSDILETILTEKFSYTIQWEDFEKYGTLDNLRSLFFPEKKLLLLNKKLEKDQKTFILAKEIGFNVLELKVRPTTYSWLDFGSFEEILNNFYASYFAGALLISKEPAIEKASEFFQQNTWEPENFANLINSFTHSPETFYYRLTNILSAEMGIKDLFYLCLVKKKGSEKIQILKELHLNHQQAPHANAMNEHYCRRWIAVKNLHHLKENETLTDAQISHYKDQGISYLVISTSQKNPFSDGSNRSYCLGILLNSQTIKKISFIKSPSLKTINVGVTCEACSIPDCEVRQAPPVRLEKEHFNLSMKNAIEKIKKDF from the coding sequence ATGAATTCAGAAAGCGACTTTATCAAAACAGTCTTCGGACTAAAACTGAAACAACAGAGACAAAAGAAAAACTGGTCTCTACAGGATCTTGCAGTAAAGACGGGATTATCAAAATCTTACCTTAATGAGATTGAAAACGGGAAGAAATACCCAAAACATGATAAGATCATCCAGCTTTCTGATGCACTGAACTGTACTTTTGATGATTTAGTTTCTACAAAACTGGATAAAAGCCTTGCTCCTTTTAATGAAATTCTACAATCTGATTTCTTCAAGGAAGTTCCTTTGGAATTATTTGGGATCAACAAAAATAATCTCATCAGTATCATTAGTGATGCCCCTAAAAAAGTCACCGCTTTTATCAATGCTCTGATAGAAATTTCCCAAAATTACAATCTTGGAAAGGAAAGGTTTTATTTTGCTGTTTTGAGATCTTTTCAGGAATTGTATGATAATTATTTTCCGGAAATTGAAGATAAAGTAAGTTTATTCACGGAAGAAAATCATCTTCAAATTGATAAAGATTTAAAGTCTGATATTCTGGAAACCATTCTTACTGAAAAATTTAGTTATACAATTCAATGGGAAGATTTTGAAAAATATGGAACACTGGATAATTTACGATCCTTATTTTTTCCGGAAAAAAAATTATTACTTCTGAATAAAAAGCTTGAAAAGGATCAGAAAACATTTATCCTGGCAAAGGAAATAGGGTTTAATGTTTTGGAATTGAAAGTTCGTCCTACCACTTATTCATGGCTTGATTTTGGGAGTTTTGAAGAAATCCTTAATAATTTTTATGCTTCTTACTTTGCAGGCGCCTTATTAATTTCTAAAGAACCAGCCATTGAAAAAGCCTCTGAATTTTTCCAGCAAAATACCTGGGAACCGGAGAACTTTGCCAATCTCATTAACAGTTTTACCCATTCACCTGAAACTTTTTATTACCGACTCACCAATATTCTTTCTGCGGAAATGGGAATTAAGGATCTGTTTTATTTATGTCTGGTTAAAAAGAAAGGCTCTGAAAAGATTCAAATTCTTAAAGAACTTCATCTAAATCATCAACAGGCTCCTCATGCCAATGCAATGAATGAACATTATTGCAGAAGATGGATTGCTGTAAAAAACCTACATCATTTAAAGGAAAATGAAACTCTTACGGATGCTCAGATTTCTCATTATAAAGATCAGGGAATAAGCTATCTGGTTATTTCTACCTCTCAGAAAAATCCTTTTTCTGATGGAAGCAACAGAAGTTATTGCCTTGGGATTTTACTAAACTCACAAACGATCAAAAAAATCAGCTTCATAAAATCTCCATCATTAAAGACCATTAATGTAGGAGTTACCTGTGAAGCCTGCAGTATCCCAGACTGTGAAGTAAGACAAGCGCCACCGGTTAGATTAGAAAAAGAACATTTTAACCTTAGCATGAAGAATGCCATTGAGAAGATAAAGAAGGATTTTTAA
- a CDS encoding UDP-2,3-diacylglucosamine diphosphatase — protein sequence MLKTTINLEPGKKVYFASDQHFGAPTPKESKVREEKFIRWMDQIKEDAQVLFLMGDLFDFWHEWKHVVPKGYIRVLGKIAELKDRGIHIYFFVGNHDLWMKDYLEEEIGCTVFYQKQYFEMGGKQFLLAHGDGLGPGDKGYKRMKKVFTNPVAKWFFKWLHPDIAMKVALYLSQKNKMISGEEDKAFLGEDKEFLIIYSKEKLRTQKIDYFVYGHRHLPMVLDLEQNSKYINLGDWISYFTYGVFEKDFELNTFEK from the coding sequence GTGTTAAAAACAACAATTAATTTAGAACCTGGAAAAAAAGTATATTTTGCTTCAGATCAGCATTTCGGTGCACCTACTCCTAAAGAAAGTAAGGTACGTGAAGAAAAATTTATACGATGGATGGATCAGATCAAAGAAGATGCTCAGGTTTTATTTTTAATGGGTGATCTTTTTGACTTCTGGCATGAGTGGAAACATGTGGTACCTAAAGGATATATCCGTGTTCTAGGGAAAATTGCAGAGCTGAAAGACAGAGGAATCCATATTTATTTTTTTGTGGGAAATCATGATCTTTGGATGAAAGATTATCTCGAAGAGGAAATTGGATGCACGGTTTTTTACCAGAAGCAATATTTTGAAATGGGTGGGAAACAGTTTTTGCTGGCTCATGGAGATGGTCTCGGACCTGGTGACAAAGGATATAAGAGAATGAAAAAAGTTTTTACCAATCCGGTGGCAAAATGGTTTTTCAAATGGCTTCACCCTGATATCGCTATGAAAGTGGCCTTGTATCTTTCTCAAAAAAATAAAATGATCTCAGGAGAAGAAGACAAAGCATTCTTAGGAGAAGATAAGGAATTCCTTATCATTTATTCGAAGGAGAAGCTGAGGACCCAAAAGATTGATTATTTCGTATATGGGCACCGTCACCTTCCTATGGTATTAGATTTAGAACAAAATTCAAAATACATCAATTTGGGAGACTGGATTTCCTATTTTACCTATGGCGTTTTTGAAAAAGACTTTGAACTGAATACTTTCGAGAAATAA
- the aceB gene encoding malate synthase A, translating to METKTQLKITAQEQFEEIFTPDLIDFLIALHQNFNHTRIALLEERKKTQKEFDQGILPKFLKETEEIRNGNWVCAPLPEDLLDRRVEITGPVDRKMIINALNSGAFTFMADFEDSSSPTWENGMEGQINLSDAINRTIDFTNEAGKAYQLNEKTAVLLVRPRGLHLPEKHIKINDEETSGSLIDFGIYFFKNAKKLLEKGSGPYFYLPKLEHYKEARWWNEVFVFAQEYLGIPQGTIKATVLIETITASFQIDEILYELKEHSSGLNCGRWDYIFSYIKKFRNLPEFIVPDRDQVTMTSPFMSAYSKRVIEGCHKRNVHAMGGMAAQIPVKNDDEANNIAFEKVRSDKEREVKNGHDGTWVAHPALVSVAKDIFDEYMPSKNQIDKKFEYNIQESNLLEIPKGEITEKGVRKNINVGILYLESWLMGTGAAAIYNLMEDAATAEISRTQIWQWLKNEAVLSDDRTLTRNMVLQWESEEMDNIEKYVGEARFKNGKFNLAKELFNELIFSENFEEFLTLKAYPFI from the coding sequence ATGGAAACTAAGACTCAATTAAAAATTACGGCTCAAGAGCAGTTTGAAGAAATTTTCACTCCCGATTTGATAGATTTCTTAATCGCATTACACCAGAATTTCAATCATACAAGAATAGCACTTCTGGAAGAACGAAAAAAAACGCAGAAAGAATTCGATCAGGGAATTCTTCCGAAATTTTTGAAGGAAACAGAAGAGATCAGAAATGGAAATTGGGTTTGCGCACCATTGCCGGAAGATTTATTAGACCGAAGAGTAGAAATTACAGGTCCGGTTGACCGTAAAATGATTATTAATGCGCTGAATTCCGGAGCCTTTACCTTCATGGCAGATTTTGAAGATAGTAGCTCGCCGACTTGGGAAAATGGTATGGAGGGACAAATTAATCTTTCCGATGCTATTAATAGAACCATTGATTTTACCAACGAAGCAGGAAAAGCTTATCAGCTGAATGAAAAGACAGCCGTTTTGTTAGTCCGTCCGAGAGGATTACATCTTCCTGAAAAACATATTAAGATTAATGATGAAGAAACATCAGGATCCCTGATAGATTTTGGAATTTACTTCTTCAAAAATGCAAAAAAGCTTCTGGAAAAGGGAAGTGGTCCATACTTTTATCTTCCGAAATTGGAACATTATAAAGAAGCAAGGTGGTGGAATGAAGTATTTGTCTTTGCTCAGGAATATTTGGGAATTCCACAAGGAACTATCAAAGCAACGGTTTTAATTGAAACCATTACAGCCTCATTTCAGATTGATGAAATTTTATATGAATTAAAAGAACACAGTTCCGGTTTGAACTGCGGAAGATGGGACTACATTTTCTCATATATCAAAAAGTTTAGAAACCTTCCGGAATTTATTGTTCCGGACAGAGATCAGGTAACAATGACCTCGCCTTTTATGAGTGCGTATTCAAAAAGAGTGATTGAAGGCTGCCACAAAAGAAATGTTCATGCGATGGGTGGGATGGCAGCGCAAATTCCTGTAAAAAATGATGATGAAGCCAATAATATTGCGTTCGAAAAAGTAAGAAGCGATAAAGAAAGGGAAGTAAAGAATGGCCATGATGGAACCTGGGTAGCACATCCTGCATTAGTTTCAGTAGCTAAAGATATTTTTGATGAATATATGCCTTCCAAAAATCAGATCGATAAAAAATTTGAATACAACATACAGGAAAGTAATCTGCTGGAAATCCCGAAAGGTGAAATTACAGAGAAAGGAGTAAGAAAGAATATCAATGTAGGAATCCTCTATCTCGAAAGCTGGTTGATGGGAACAGGAGCAGCAGCAATTTATAACCTGATGGAAGATGCCGCTACTGCTGAAATTTCAAGAACACAAATCTGGCAATGGCTGAAAAATGAAGCGGTATTAAGCGACGACAGAACATTAACCAGAAATATGGTTCTTCAATGGGAATCCGAAGAAATGGACAATATTGAAAAATATGTGGGAGAAGCCCGTTTTAAAAACGGAAAATTCAACCTTGCCAAAGAATTATTTAATGAATTGATCTTCTCAGAAAATTTTGAAGAATTTTTAACCCTGAAAGCATATCCTTTTATTTAG
- a CDS encoding tetratricopeptide repeat protein: protein MKNQAYKIIFVFFLFFLCVVKAYQSENTIPDKQEQYKKELMQYAKDFGDAPKKYIDKFETLRKKAIQENIRDVATECLYYQAYCFYFTNKNDSSSIYSQRAIEEAEKYNNKTIKAKAMGLLAMVYSRRGFTNRAFSLLDEAVKELAPDDHKTKAQLYAQGLQISMYANNQDKEDRYSMQSLKEAELSGDKRTLRMAYIGRSRIENYKGNGEQAKKLLRKAITTLNGAEDNYISAHINMGFGEIYHNQNKQDSAIIYQLKALKSAMAIGDKKFLADIYNALKASYKAKNDFENYKIADENAEKLNDSLRVINISEQETVLNSLEKDAKDKQLREKRKYLIVTGVSILLLLIFLFILIRYYRRLYKLKLTTREKEEIIQEKQNKINTLEDEIQKDSIDDILRYAREDQPVFLKKYKELYPDLFKKLETIAPELTSDDLKCCAMMHLNFTAKEIAYYTHASIRTVENRKYRIRKKLNVKSSVDLNEFLMNL from the coding sequence ATGAAAAACCAGGCGTATAAAATAATATTCGTTTTTTTTCTTTTTTTCCTGTGCGTTGTAAAAGCATATCAGTCTGAAAATACAATACCTGATAAACAAGAGCAGTATAAAAAAGAACTGATGCAGTATGCCAAAGATTTTGGTGATGCTCCCAAGAAATATATTGATAAGTTTGAAACATTACGCAAAAAAGCGATACAAGAAAACATCAGAGATGTTGCTACCGAATGTCTGTATTATCAAGCTTATTGCTTTTATTTTACCAATAAAAATGACAGTTCCAGTATTTATTCTCAAAGAGCGATTGAAGAAGCCGAGAAATATAATAATAAAACGATCAAAGCAAAAGCTATGGGACTGCTTGCTATGGTATATTCCAGACGTGGATTTACAAATCGAGCATTCAGCTTATTGGATGAGGCAGTAAAAGAACTGGCCCCGGACGACCACAAAACCAAAGCCCAGCTCTATGCACAGGGACTACAGATTTCAATGTATGCCAATAACCAGGATAAAGAAGACCGCTATTCTATGCAATCTCTTAAAGAAGCAGAACTTTCCGGGGACAAAAGAACACTTCGTATGGCATACATAGGCCGGAGCCGCATCGAAAACTATAAGGGAAATGGTGAGCAGGCAAAAAAACTACTGAGAAAAGCAATAACAACACTCAATGGTGCCGAAGATAATTATATCAGCGCTCATATCAATATGGGATTTGGAGAAATTTATCACAATCAAAATAAGCAGGATAGTGCAATAATCTATCAACTGAAAGCTTTAAAGTCTGCTATGGCGATAGGCGATAAAAAATTTTTAGCAGATATTTATAATGCCCTGAAAGCATCTTATAAAGCAAAAAATGACTTTGAGAATTATAAGATTGCTGATGAAAATGCCGAAAAATTAAACGATAGCCTAAGAGTAATAAATATTTCAGAACAGGAAACAGTATTAAATTCCCTTGAAAAAGATGCGAAGGATAAGCAGCTCAGAGAAAAAAGAAAGTATCTTATTGTTACCGGTGTCTCCATTCTTTTATTATTGATATTCCTCTTTATACTGATAAGATATTACAGACGTCTATATAAGCTGAAGCTTACTACCAGGGAAAAAGAAGAAATAATCCAAGAAAAACAAAACAAGATCAATACATTGGAGGATGAGATCCAAAAGGATTCTATAGATGACATTTTGCGCTATGCCAGAGAGGATCAGCCCGTTTTCTTAAAAAAATACAAGGAACTTTATCCTGATCTTTTCAAAAAACTGGAAACAATTGCCCCGGAACTGACTTCCGATGATCTTAAATGCTGCGCTATGATGCATCTGAACTTTACCGCAAAAGAAATAGCTTACTACACCCATGCATCCATCCGTACAGTGGAAAACAGAAAATACCGTATCCGTAAAAAACTAAATGTGAAATCTTCTGTGGACCTAAACGAATTTTTAATGAACTTATAG
- the aceA gene encoding isocitrate lyase, translating into MKTRQEQIQALEQDWLTNPRWNGVKRPYTAEEVLKLRGSYTIDYTIATEMSKKFWEKLNTQDYVAGLGALTGNQAVQEVDAGLEAIYLSGWQVAADANLSGEMYPDQSLYPANSVPSVVKKINNALLRADQVQSVSGAGDKEYLVPIIADAEAGFGGNLNAFELMKQMIEAGAAGVHFEDQLSSAKKCGHLGGKVLVPTQEAINKLIAARLAADVLGVPSLIIARTDADAADLLTSDIDDRDKKFVTGERTSEGFYVVRNGVEQGIDRGLSYAPYADLIWMETSNPDLEQAKRFADGIHAKFPGKMLAYNCSPSFNWAAKLSVEEMSTFREELAKMGYKFQFITLAGFHALNTAMFELALAYKEKGMAGYSELQEREFALQQKGFRAVKHQSFVGTGYFDEVQNIVTNGSSATVAMKDSTETAQFH; encoded by the coding sequence ATGAAAACAAGACAAGAACAAATCCAGGCTCTAGAGCAAGATTGGCTGACAAACCCACGCTGGAATGGTGTAAAAAGACCTTATACCGCAGAAGAAGTTTTAAAACTTCGTGGCTCTTATACTATTGATTATACGATTGCAACAGAAATGTCTAAGAAATTCTGGGAGAAATTAAATACTCAGGATTATGTGGCAGGATTGGGAGCATTAACAGGTAATCAGGCTGTGCAGGAAGTGGATGCCGGTTTAGAAGCAATTTATCTTTCAGGATGGCAGGTAGCAGCAGATGCAAATCTCTCTGGGGAAATGTATCCCGATCAGTCTTTGTATCCAGCGAATTCAGTACCATCTGTAGTGAAAAAAATCAATAATGCTTTATTAAGAGCAGATCAGGTTCAGTCAGTAAGTGGAGCCGGAGATAAAGAATATCTAGTTCCCATTATCGCAGATGCTGAAGCCGGTTTTGGAGGAAACCTGAATGCATTTGAACTGATGAAGCAAATGATTGAAGCAGGAGCTGCCGGTGTACACTTTGAAGATCAGCTTTCCTCTGCAAAGAAATGTGGACATTTAGGTGGAAAAGTACTGGTGCCTACTCAGGAAGCCATTAATAAATTGATTGCAGCACGCTTGGCCGCTGATGTATTGGGAGTTCCAAGTCTTATTATTGCGAGAACAGATGCAGATGCTGCAGACCTACTCACTTCAGATATTGATGACAGAGATAAAAAATTTGTAACAGGAGAAAGAACTTCCGAAGGATTTTATGTAGTAAGAAATGGAGTAGAACAGGGGATAGACCGAGGATTGTCTTATGCACCTTACGCTGACCTGATCTGGATGGAAACTTCAAATCCGGATTTAGAGCAGGCTAAAAGATTTGCCGATGGAATTCATGCAAAGTTTCCCGGAAAAATGCTTGCATATAACTGCTCGCCTTCATTCAACTGGGCGGCTAAACTAAGTGTTGAAGAAATGTCTACTTTCCGTGAAGAGTTAGCTAAAATGGGATATAAATTCCAGTTTATTACATTGGCAGGATTCCATGCTTTGAATACGGCGATGTTTGAATTGGCTTTAGCCTATAAAGAGAAAGGAATGGCCGGGTATTCAGAACTTCAAGAGCGTGAATTTGCTTTACAGCAGAAAGGATTCAGGGCTGTAAAACATCAGTCCTTTGTAGGAACAGGATATTTTGATGAGGTTCAGAATATTGTTACCAACGGATCTTCAGCTACCGTAGCGATGAAAGATTCTACAGAGACGGCTCAGTTTCACTAA
- a CDS encoding serine hydrolase — translation MKQSILTAIFFNVSILGFSQTAEQSKAIDSYIKDVIKINEIPGMAVGIVKNDKVTFQQYYGRENLESDKKVDSKSMFRIYSNTKLVANIGLFKLIEEGKLSVDDKISKFIGNLPKDWQNIQVKNLLSHSSGLPDMADVKDFSEKATHSEVISRLSKEKNEFEAGDHYRYNQTNYLLITMIIEKITGKTFEEYILENQFPDSHNQVVFSSNSIEKIPNRVGKYNYNPEKKQYEKLTSIDGVRSHSANGLAVTLPAFLQWSIHFSKNDFVKPETKKMMWKPFHYKNNDWEFGHGWEITDNNNTKSYGFSGGNVSAYSIFPDRNLAIVVMYNANKGFPVMYQMVNHIAGIIDKNLMNPYMLAEEITIAEPFVHPNLKKEIYGYRIENDQLIFSYQYPENSSTEFIKNISVAGAFNNWNMNDPSYQMTPKKDNVFEVALPKSQFEKGKTYGFKFVMNKNGWLTIPYNAANTDGTQDNNLVLTID, via the coding sequence ATGAAACAATCCATTTTAACAGCTATATTTTTTAATGTATCCATTTTAGGATTCAGCCAGACAGCAGAACAGTCAAAAGCAATTGACAGCTATATAAAAGATGTTATCAAAATCAATGAAATTCCCGGAATGGCCGTAGGAATTGTAAAAAATGATAAGGTAACATTCCAGCAATACTACGGGCGTGAAAACCTGGAAAGTGATAAAAAAGTGGATTCCAAGTCCATGTTCAGGATATACTCCAATACAAAGCTGGTTGCTAATATTGGCCTTTTTAAACTTATTGAGGAAGGAAAATTGTCAGTAGATGATAAGATTTCAAAATTTATAGGCAATCTGCCAAAAGACTGGCAAAATATCCAGGTTAAGAATCTTCTTTCCCATTCTTCGGGACTTCCGGATATGGCTGATGTTAAAGATTTCTCAGAAAAAGCAACCCATAGTGAAGTCATTAGCCGTTTGTCTAAGGAAAAAAATGAATTTGAAGCTGGGGACCATTATCGGTACAATCAGACGAATTATCTGTTGATTACCATGATTATTGAAAAAATAACAGGAAAGACTTTTGAAGAGTATATTTTGGAAAACCAATTCCCGGACTCTCATAATCAGGTGGTTTTTTCATCCAATTCTATTGAGAAAATCCCTAATAGAGTAGGGAAATACAATTATAATCCGGAGAAGAAGCAGTATGAGAAATTAACCTCTATCGATGGAGTGAGATCTCATTCAGCGAATGGTTTGGCGGTTACACTTCCCGCTTTTTTACAGTGGAGCATCCATTTCAGTAAAAATGATTTTGTGAAACCGGAAACAAAAAAGATGATGTGGAAACCATTCCATTATAAAAATAATGACTGGGAATTCGGGCATGGTTGGGAAATTACAGATAACAATAATACAAAGTCATATGGTTTTTCTGGAGGAAATGTAAGTGCCTACAGTATTTTTCCGGATAGAAATTTGGCAATTGTTGTCATGTATAATGCAAATAAGGGATTTCCTGTGATGTATCAAATGGTGAATCATATTGCAGGAATTATAGATAAAAACCTGATGAATCCTTATATGCTGGCTGAAGAAATCACGATTGCAGAGCCTTTTGTTCATCCCAATCTGAAGAAGGAAATATATGGATACAGAATAGAAAATGACCAACTGATTTTTTCCTATCAATATCCTGAAAATTCTAGTACGGAATTCATTAAAAATATTTCTGTAGCAGGTGCATTTAACAATTGGAATATGAATGATCCTTCTTATCAGATGACTCCAAAAAAGGATAATGTCTTCGAGGTTGCATTGCCAAAATCCCAGTTTGAAAAAGGAAAAACTTATGGTTTTAAGTTTGTGATGAACAAAAATGGGTGGCTTACTATTCCTTACAATGCAGCCAATACCGACGGAACTCAGGATAATAATTTAGTCCTAACAATTGATTAA
- a CDS encoding 6-pyruvoyl trahydropterin synthase family protein yields the protein MIRITKIFTFETAHVLYNYDGKCKNMHGHSYKLFVTVKGKPINDIDNPKNGMVVDFGDIKSIVKSEIVDVWDHAVLLNALSPHKELGEDLEQKGHKVIYCSFQPTCENMLYAIAAKIKSRLPEGISLAYLKLHETENSYGEWFAEDNQ from the coding sequence ATGATACGTATTACAAAAATTTTTACATTCGAAACAGCTCACGTACTGTACAACTATGATGGGAAATGTAAAAATATGCATGGACATTCCTATAAGCTGTTTGTAACAGTGAAAGGAAAGCCGATTAATGATATTGATAACCCTAAAAACGGGATGGTAGTTGATTTCGGAGATATCAAAAGTATCGTAAAATCTGAGATCGTAGACGTTTGGGATCATGCAGTGCTTTTAAATGCCCTGTCTCCTCATAAAGAATTGGGTGAGGATCTTGAACAGAAAGGGCATAAGGTAATCTATTGCAGCTTTCAGCCCACCTGTGAAAATATGCTGTATGCCATTGCAGCCAAAATAAAATCAAGACTTCCGGAAGGAATTTCTTTGGCTTATCTTAAACTTCACGAGACAGAAAACTCTTATGGAGAATGGTTTGCAGAAGACAATCAATAA
- a CDS encoding acyl-CoA thioesterase, translating into MDLVYEKQIKVTEQHIDQNNHVNNVQYVHWVEEVAAEHWNLLKQKTEYENDAWMLLDHHIRYKKQVYLNDIITVKTYPQNPEGAKQPRKVEFYCNDELVVDSSTLWVLFDTNAKKIKRLENNWLEKLKKQSEE; encoded by the coding sequence ATGGATTTAGTGTATGAAAAACAGATTAAAGTGACAGAACAACATATCGATCAGAATAACCACGTCAATAACGTGCAATATGTACATTGGGTAGAAGAAGTAGCAGCAGAACACTGGAATCTTTTAAAACAGAAAACTGAATATGAGAATGATGCCTGGATGCTTCTGGATCATCATATTCGTTACAAAAAACAAGTATATCTCAATGATATAATTACAGTAAAAACTTATCCGCAAAACCCGGAAGGAGCTAAGCAGCCAAGGAAAGTAGAATTCTATTGTAATGACGAACTGGTAGTGGATTCAAGTACACTTTGGGTGCTATTTGATACAAATGCAAAGAAGATTAAGAGGCTGGAAAACAATTGGCTGGAAAAATTAAAAAAGCAGAGTGAAGAATAA
- a CDS encoding erythromycin esterase family protein has protein sequence MIVFLSSSLMVFSQNTKNEIQVPKQFTDHKNMAKAIKNIGEQLKDHTIVGLGEGTHGTKEFNEIRSEISKQLIGKNDFKIIAFESAYGDASFLNEAVNSEVDLNMALKKYITSIWQTKEIYNLLTWIRDYNKNHKDKVIISGFDTDVLTNSAEILKKSVGLGEEYTAIANEIKLKAGSQDEMWEKQNDPSFKLDMKAVIKNGTEGFLLVKKVDSLYGKKMDQSSKLALYNLEQGFKIPYEASKKNYDVSRDLIMAEMIGKIQTTYNKKMILFAHNGHIALKPVLVDGMGGYIKEKYGKKYYALATSTSFGNYSATTDPRAVKSNKYTSYQLPNPLENSWEVKLGNHHYENYFVNFNESSEKIYGQAFKMRFVGYGPITPATEKFTITEPLKLNECFDGIVFIKQTNASEHLVN, from the coding sequence ATGATAGTCTTTCTATCATCTTCCTTAATGGTTTTTTCACAAAATACTAAAAACGAAATTCAAGTTCCCAAACAGTTTACAGATCATAAAAATATGGCTAAAGCTATAAAAAATATCGGTGAACAACTGAAGGATCATACCATAGTCGGACTGGGAGAAGGAACACACGGAACCAAAGAGTTTAATGAAATTAGAAGTGAGATATCAAAACAGTTAATTGGTAAAAATGATTTTAAAATTATAGCATTTGAAAGTGCCTATGGGGATGCTTCTTTTCTGAATGAAGCTGTTAACTCGGAAGTTGATTTAAATATGGCCTTAAAAAAATATATAACTTCCATCTGGCAGACAAAAGAAATCTACAATCTGTTGACTTGGATCAGAGATTATAATAAAAATCATAAAGACAAAGTAATTATTTCCGGGTTCGATACAGATGTTCTGACAAATAGTGCGGAAATTTTGAAGAAATCTGTTGGTTTAGGAGAAGAATACACCGCGATAGCAAATGAGATTAAACTAAAAGCCGGGTCACAGGATGAAATGTGGGAAAAACAGAATGACCCTTCTTTTAAATTAGACATGAAAGCAGTCATAAAAAATGGAACAGAAGGATTTTTATTAGTTAAAAAAGTAGACAGTTTGTATGGAAAAAAAATGGATCAGAGCTCAAAACTGGCTTTATACAACCTTGAACAAGGGTTTAAAATTCCTTATGAAGCAAGTAAAAAAAATTATGATGTTTCCAGAGACCTTATTATGGCTGAAATGATCGGGAAGATTCAAACTACCTATAATAAAAAAATGATTCTTTTTGCCCATAACGGTCATATTGCTCTCAAACCGGTTCTGGTAGATGGAATGGGGGGATACATTAAAGAAAAATATGGAAAAAAGTATTATGCATTAGCAACTTCTACCTCTTTTGGAAACTACAGTGCTACCACTGATCCACGTGCAGTGAAAAGTAATAAATATACATCATATCAACTCCCAAATCCATTGGAAAACAGTTGGGAGGTGAAGCTGGGGAATCATCATTATGAAAATTATTTTGTGAATTTTAATGAAAGCTCAGAAAAAATATACGGACAAGCTTTTAAAATGAGATTTGTAGGGTATGGTCCTATCACTCCTGCAACAGAGAAATTTACAATCACAGAGCCTCTAAAGCTTAATGAGTGTTTTGATGGAATTGTTTTCATAAAACAAACCAATGCCTCAGAACATTTAGTGAATTAA